In a single window of the Gossypium hirsutum isolate 1008001.06 chromosome D02, Gossypium_hirsutum_v2.1, whole genome shotgun sequence genome:
- the LOC107938713 gene encoding flowering time control protein FPA isoform X3, with the protein MFPPMKQQNIGKQSEVSDTPSSNLWVGNLSGETVDSDLMDLFCKFGELDSVATYSSRSFAFVFFKRVEDAKAAKEALRGATLHGNQIKIEFARPAKPCKSLWVGGISQTISKEELEEEFSKFGKIEDFKFLRDRNTAFVEYFRMEDASQAMRSMNGKRIGGAQIRVDFLRSHPSRREQWPNSHDLRDGPFTGRMGPSDSHLAKRPHSQIVGRKGDSQPTNVLWVGFPPSVQIDEQMLHNAMILFGEIENIKSFPSRHYAFVEFRSVEEARRAKEGLQGRLFNDPRITIMFSSSELAPGKDYSGLYSGIKGPGLAMLLSDHPFRSSQMDMFGQNHTLPPNTVTGPLATSGILGSNVPVRPFNHQGVRPPMRQTSGSWDVYDVNQFQRDAKRLRIEASLPIDDASFPLRKMDDLGPGSDHFGPVIGGGASSPFLNVQGKGRLSPVPGKLPAGGPGRAHPDNDYIWRGIIAKGGTPVCHARCVPIGKGLETELPEVVNCSARTGLDMLAKHYCEAIGFDIVFFLPDSEDDFASYTEFLRYLGSKSRAGVAKFDDGTTLFLVPPSEFLTKVLKVTGPERLYGVILKLPPQVPSTAPLQSHPPSLSQHDYSLPHLKEEQALQREYGRVPHEESIPSARPLAQTTVQNQPPSNAAAIPQTGVSLTPDLIATLASFLPTVSQSTAVGGVQPPLVTSTTQPSFPQGIAPKGAPAQNWNQEQQAYDPAASSFQQFNPPAQLPPAQHYSSISNTPIHSAQVAHGSTQYLDSAAGLPQQTASSSRPLTNFSIPSQREHVSAPFSQQYHPEAPSNTQNGYGMMHGADTSGLYGAPAFQQPNNPDVLSNQVNGANVFQPQNLMQGDKQNLELPSHGQQLQSVVPGAGQGTSDVEVDKNQRYQSTLQFAASLLLQIQQQQQTNTPGGQGTGSQL; encoded by the exons ATGTTCCCGCCGATGAAGCAACAAAACATCGGGAAACAATCGGAAGTATCCGATACGCCGTCGAGCAATTTATGGGTAGGGAACTTATCGGGTGAGACGGTGGATTCAGATCTGATGGATTTGTTCTGCAAGTTCGGTGAACTCGATAGCGTCGCTACGTACTCTTCTAGAAGCTTCGCTTTCGTGTTCTTCAAGCGTGTGGAAGATGCGAAGGCGGCTAAGGAAGCTCTACGAGGAGCCACCTTGCATGGAAACCAGATCAAGATTGAGTTTGCTCGACCG GCAAAGCCTTGTAAGAGTCTATGGGTTGGTGGAATTAGTCAAACTATTTCGAAGGAAGAATTGGAAGAAGAGTTTTCCAAGTTTGGTAAAATTGAAGACTTCAAGTTCCTTAGAGATCGTAATACTGCATTTGTAGAGTATTTTAGAATGGAAGATGCTTCCCAGGCCATGAGAAGCATGAATGGAAAGAGAATAGGTGGTGCACAGATACGTGTTGATTTTTTGCGATCCCATCCTTCAAGAAGA GAACAGTGGCCTAACTCTCATGATCTCAGAGATGGGCCTTTTACTGGTAGAATGGGGCCTTCTGATAGCCATTTGGCGAAAAGACCA CATTCTCAAATAGTTGGCCGAAAAGGAGACAGTCAGCCTACCAATGTTTTGTGGGTAGGCTTTCCTCCGTCTGTGCAAATTGATGAACAAATGCTTCATAATGCCATGATACTGTTTGGTGAGATTGAGAACATTAAGAGCTTCCCTTCAAGACACTATGCTTTTGTGGAGTTCAGGAGCGTGGAGGAAGCTCGTCGTGCAAAGGAGGGTTTACAGGGTCGTTTATTTAACGATCCAAGGATTACTATTATGTTCTCAAGCAGTGAACTTGCACCTGGCAAAGATTACTCTGGCCTTTATTCAGGCATAAAGGGGCCAGGGCTTGCCATGCTCTTAAGTGATCATCCATTTAGATCTTCACAAATGGACATGTTTGGTCAAAATCATACACTACCACCAAATACAGTAACTGGACCATTAGCAACTAGTGGTATTCTCGGATCAAATGTGCCAGTCAGGCCTTTTAATCATCAAG GTGTCAGGCCTCCAATGAGACAGACGTCTGGTTCTTGGGATGTTTATGATGTGAACCAATTTCAAAGAGATGCAAAACGTTTGAGGATAGAGGCTTCATTGCCTATTGATGATGCTTCTTTTCCTTTAAGAAAGATGGATGATCTTGGGCCTGGCTCAGACCATTTTGGGCCAGTAATTGGTGGGGGTGCTTCAAGTCCATTTTTGAATGTCCAGGGAAAGGGTCGTTTGAGTCCAGTGCCTGGAAAGCTCCCTGCTGGTGGACCTGGACGAGCTCATCCTGATAATGATTACATTTGGCGTGGCATTATTGCCAAGGGTGGAACCCCTGTTTGTCATGCCCGATGTGTTCCCATCGGAAAAGGGCTCGAGACAGAACT TCCCGAAGTTGTTAACTGTTCAGCCAGAACAGGATTGGATATGCTAGCAAAACACTACTGTGAGGCCATTGGATTTGATATTGTTTTCTTCTTACCAGATAGTGAAGATGATTTTGCATCATATACTGAATTCCTTCGCTACCTTGGCTCAAAAAGCAGAGCTGGTGTTGCTAAGTTTGATGATGGGACAACACTATTTTTGGTGCCCCCATCAGAATTCTTAACCAAGGTTCTTAAAGTTACAGGACCTGAACGGCTCTACGGAGTTATTTTAAAGTTGCCTCCACAGGTACCTTCCACTGCACCTCTACAATCGCATCCACCTTCTCTTTCTCAGCATGATTATAGTCTTCCACATTTGAAGGAAGAACAAGCTTTGCAGAGGGAGTATGGAAGGGTTCCACATGAGGAGTCCATACCTTCTGCAAGACCTCTTGCGCAAACTACTGTGCAAAATCAACCACCCAGCAATGCTGCAGCAATTCCCCAAACTGGTGTTTCTTTAACACCAGATCTGATTGCTACTCTGGCCTCTTTTCTCCCAACGGTGTCACAGTCTACTGCTGTTGGTGGTGTTCAGCCTCCATTAGTGACATCAACTACACAGCCCTCATTTCCTCAAGGCATTGCACCGAAAGGAGCTCCTGCACAAAATTGGAACCAGGAGCAGCAAGCTTATGACCCTGCAGCCTCATCTTTCCAACAGTTCAATCCTCCAGCACAGTTACCACCAGCTCAGCATTACTCATCGATATCCAATACACCCATCCATTCTGCCCAAGTGGCCCATGGCAGCACCCAATATCTGGATTCTGCAGCGGGCTTACCACAGCAAACTGCTTCATCTTCAAGGCCATTAACAAATTTTAGTATCCCTTCTCAAAGAGAACATGTTTCTGCCCCTTTTAGCCAACAGTATCATCCCGAGGCCCCTTCGAATACACAGAATGGCTATGGAATGATGCATGGAGCAGATACTTCTGGGTTGTATGGTGCGCCAGCTTTTCAGCAGCCGAACAATCCTGATGTTTTGTCTAATCAGGTTAATGGTGCTAATGTATTCCAGCCACAAAATTTGATGCAAGGTGACAAACAAAATTTGGAGCTTCCTAGTCATGGACAGCAGCTGCAGTCTGTGGTTCCTGGAGCTGGTCAGGGCACATCAGATGTAGAAGTTGATAAAAACCAGCGATACCAATCAACGCTGCAATTTGCAGCTAGTCTTCTCCTCCAGATTCAGCAACAGCAGCAAACAAATACTCCAGGTGGACAAGGGACAGGGAGTCAGCTGTGA
- the LOC107938713 gene encoding flowering time control protein FPA isoform X2: protein MFPPMKQQNIGKQSEVSDTPSSNLWVGNLSGETVDSDLMDLFCKFGELDSVATYSSRSFAFVFFKRVEDAKAAKEALRGATLHGNQIKIEFARPAKPCKSLWVGGISQTISKEELEEEFSKFGKIEDFKFLRDRNTAFVEYFRMEDASQAMRSMNGKRIGGAQIRVDFLRSHPSRREQWPNSHDLRDGPFTGRMGPSDSHLAKRPHSQIVGRKGDSQPTNVLWVGFPPSVQIDEQMLHNAMILFGEIENIKSFPSRHYAFVEFRSVEEARRAKEGLQGRLFNDPRITIMFSSSELAPGKDYSGLYSGIKGPGLAMLLSDHPFRSSQMDMFGQNHTLPPNTVTGPLATSGILGSNVPVRPFNHQGSYDPLLSGPEYNDLSSHHNMLDADLKNLTGPNWRKSSPSLPSAQGVRPPMRQTSGSWDVYDVNQFQRDAKRLRIEASLPIDDASFPLRKMDDLGPGSDHFGPVIGGGASSPFLNVQGKGRLSPVPGKLPAGGPGRAHPDNDYIWRGIIAKGGTPVCHARCVPIGKGLETELPEVVNCSARTGLDMLAKHYCEAIGFDIVFFLPDSEDDFASYTEFLRYLGSKSRAGVAKFDDGTTLFLVPPSEFLTKVLKVTGPERLYGVILKLPPQEEQALQREYGRVPHEESIPSARPLAQTTVQNQPPSNAAAIPQTGVSLTPDLIATLASFLPTVSQSTAVGGVQPPLVTSTTQPSFPQGIAPKGAPAQNWNQEQQAYDPAASSFQQFNPPAQLPPAQHYSSISNTPIHSAQVAHGSTQYLDSAAGLPQQTASSSRPLTNFSIPSQREHVSAPFSQQYHPEAPSNTQNGYGMMHGADTSGLYGAPAFQQPNNPDVLSNQVNGANVFQPQNLMQGDKQNLELPSHGQQLQSVVPGAGQGTSDVEVDKNQRYQSTLQFAASLLLQIQQQQQTNTPGGQGTGSQL from the exons ATGTTCCCGCCGATGAAGCAACAAAACATCGGGAAACAATCGGAAGTATCCGATACGCCGTCGAGCAATTTATGGGTAGGGAACTTATCGGGTGAGACGGTGGATTCAGATCTGATGGATTTGTTCTGCAAGTTCGGTGAACTCGATAGCGTCGCTACGTACTCTTCTAGAAGCTTCGCTTTCGTGTTCTTCAAGCGTGTGGAAGATGCGAAGGCGGCTAAGGAAGCTCTACGAGGAGCCACCTTGCATGGAAACCAGATCAAGATTGAGTTTGCTCGACCG GCAAAGCCTTGTAAGAGTCTATGGGTTGGTGGAATTAGTCAAACTATTTCGAAGGAAGAATTGGAAGAAGAGTTTTCCAAGTTTGGTAAAATTGAAGACTTCAAGTTCCTTAGAGATCGTAATACTGCATTTGTAGAGTATTTTAGAATGGAAGATGCTTCCCAGGCCATGAGAAGCATGAATGGAAAGAGAATAGGTGGTGCACAGATACGTGTTGATTTTTTGCGATCCCATCCTTCAAGAAGA GAACAGTGGCCTAACTCTCATGATCTCAGAGATGGGCCTTTTACTGGTAGAATGGGGCCTTCTGATAGCCATTTGGCGAAAAGACCA CATTCTCAAATAGTTGGCCGAAAAGGAGACAGTCAGCCTACCAATGTTTTGTGGGTAGGCTTTCCTCCGTCTGTGCAAATTGATGAACAAATGCTTCATAATGCCATGATACTGTTTGGTGAGATTGAGAACATTAAGAGCTTCCCTTCAAGACACTATGCTTTTGTGGAGTTCAGGAGCGTGGAGGAAGCTCGTCGTGCAAAGGAGGGTTTACAGGGTCGTTTATTTAACGATCCAAGGATTACTATTATGTTCTCAAGCAGTGAACTTGCACCTGGCAAAGATTACTCTGGCCTTTATTCAGGCATAAAGGGGCCAGGGCTTGCCATGCTCTTAAGTGATCATCCATTTAGATCTTCACAAATGGACATGTTTGGTCAAAATCATACACTACCACCAAATACAGTAACTGGACCATTAGCAACTAGTGGTATTCTCGGATCAAATGTGCCAGTCAGGCCTTTTAATCATCAAGGTAGCTATGACCCTTTGCTTTCTGGTCCAGAATACAACGATTTATCTTCACATCATAATATGTTGGATGCTGATCTTAAAAATCTCACGGGTCCTAATTGGAGAAAATCTTCTCCTTCTCTCCCTTCTGCTCAAGGTGTCAGGCCTCCAATGAGACAGACGTCTGGTTCTTGGGATGTTTATGATGTGAACCAATTTCAAAGAGATGCAAAACGTTTGAGGATAGAGGCTTCATTGCCTATTGATGATGCTTCTTTTCCTTTAAGAAAGATGGATGATCTTGGGCCTGGCTCAGACCATTTTGGGCCAGTAATTGGTGGGGGTGCTTCAAGTCCATTTTTGAATGTCCAGGGAAAGGGTCGTTTGAGTCCAGTGCCTGGAAAGCTCCCTGCTGGTGGACCTGGACGAGCTCATCCTGATAATGATTACATTTGGCGTGGCATTATTGCCAAGGGTGGAACCCCTGTTTGTCATGCCCGATGTGTTCCCATCGGAAAAGGGCTCGAGACAGAACT TCCCGAAGTTGTTAACTGTTCAGCCAGAACAGGATTGGATATGCTAGCAAAACACTACTGTGAGGCCATTGGATTTGATATTGTTTTCTTCTTACCAGATAGTGAAGATGATTTTGCATCATATACTGAATTCCTTCGCTACCTTGGCTCAAAAAGCAGAGCTGGTGTTGCTAAGTTTGATGATGGGACAACACTATTTTTGGTGCCCCCATCAGAATTCTTAACCAAGGTTCTTAAAGTTACAGGACCTGAACGGCTCTACGGAGTTATTTTAAAGTTGCCTCCACAG GAAGAACAAGCTTTGCAGAGGGAGTATGGAAGGGTTCCACATGAGGAGTCCATACCTTCTGCAAGACCTCTTGCGCAAACTACTGTGCAAAATCAACCACCCAGCAATGCTGCAGCAATTCCCCAAACTGGTGTTTCTTTAACACCAGATCTGATTGCTACTCTGGCCTCTTTTCTCCCAACGGTGTCACAGTCTACTGCTGTTGGTGGTGTTCAGCCTCCATTAGTGACATCAACTACACAGCCCTCATTTCCTCAAGGCATTGCACCGAAAGGAGCTCCTGCACAAAATTGGAACCAGGAGCAGCAAGCTTATGACCCTGCAGCCTCATCTTTCCAACAGTTCAATCCTCCAGCACAGTTACCACCAGCTCAGCATTACTCATCGATATCCAATACACCCATCCATTCTGCCCAAGTGGCCCATGGCAGCACCCAATATCTGGATTCTGCAGCGGGCTTACCACAGCAAACTGCTTCATCTTCAAGGCCATTAACAAATTTTAGTATCCCTTCTCAAAGAGAACATGTTTCTGCCCCTTTTAGCCAACAGTATCATCCCGAGGCCCCTTCGAATACACAGAATGGCTATGGAATGATGCATGGAGCAGATACTTCTGGGTTGTATGGTGCGCCAGCTTTTCAGCAGCCGAACAATCCTGATGTTTTGTCTAATCAGGTTAATGGTGCTAATGTATTCCAGCCACAAAATTTGATGCAAGGTGACAAACAAAATTTGGAGCTTCCTAGTCATGGACAGCAGCTGCAGTCTGTGGTTCCTGGAGCTGGTCAGGGCACATCAGATGTAGAAGTTGATAAAAACCAGCGATACCAATCAACGCTGCAATTTGCAGCTAGTCTTCTCCTCCAGATTCAGCAACAGCAGCAAACAAATACTCCAGGTGGACAAGGGACAGGGAGTCAGCTGTGA
- the LOC107938713 gene encoding flowering time control protein FPA isoform X1, which translates to MFPPMKQQNIGKQSEVSDTPSSNLWVGNLSGETVDSDLMDLFCKFGELDSVATYSSRSFAFVFFKRVEDAKAAKEALRGATLHGNQIKIEFARPAKPCKSLWVGGISQTISKEELEEEFSKFGKIEDFKFLRDRNTAFVEYFRMEDASQAMRSMNGKRIGGAQIRVDFLRSHPSRREQWPNSHDLRDGPFTGRMGPSDSHLAKRPHSQIVGRKGDSQPTNVLWVGFPPSVQIDEQMLHNAMILFGEIENIKSFPSRHYAFVEFRSVEEARRAKEGLQGRLFNDPRITIMFSSSELAPGKDYSGLYSGIKGPGLAMLLSDHPFRSSQMDMFGQNHTLPPNTVTGPLATSGILGSNVPVRPFNHQGSYDPLLSGPEYNDLSSHHNMLDADLKNLTGPNWRKSSPSLPSAQGVRPPMRQTSGSWDVYDVNQFQRDAKRLRIEASLPIDDASFPLRKMDDLGPGSDHFGPVIGGGASSPFLNVQGKGRLSPVPGKLPAGGPGRAHPDNDYIWRGIIAKGGTPVCHARCVPIGKGLETELPEVVNCSARTGLDMLAKHYCEAIGFDIVFFLPDSEDDFASYTEFLRYLGSKSRAGVAKFDDGTTLFLVPPSEFLTKVLKVTGPERLYGVILKLPPQVPSTAPLQSHPPSLSQHDYSLPHLKEEQALQREYGRVPHEESIPSARPLAQTTVQNQPPSNAAAIPQTGVSLTPDLIATLASFLPTVSQSTAVGGVQPPLVTSTTQPSFPQGIAPKGAPAQNWNQEQQAYDPAASSFQQFNPPAQLPPAQHYSSISNTPIHSAQVAHGSTQYLDSAAGLPQQTASSSRPLTNFSIPSQREHVSAPFSQQYHPEAPSNTQNGYGMMHGADTSGLYGAPAFQQPNNPDVLSNQVNGANVFQPQNLMQGDKQNLELPSHGQQLQSVVPGAGQGTSDVEVDKNQRYQSTLQFAASLLLQIQQQQQTNTPGGQGTGSQL; encoded by the exons ATGTTCCCGCCGATGAAGCAACAAAACATCGGGAAACAATCGGAAGTATCCGATACGCCGTCGAGCAATTTATGGGTAGGGAACTTATCGGGTGAGACGGTGGATTCAGATCTGATGGATTTGTTCTGCAAGTTCGGTGAACTCGATAGCGTCGCTACGTACTCTTCTAGAAGCTTCGCTTTCGTGTTCTTCAAGCGTGTGGAAGATGCGAAGGCGGCTAAGGAAGCTCTACGAGGAGCCACCTTGCATGGAAACCAGATCAAGATTGAGTTTGCTCGACCG GCAAAGCCTTGTAAGAGTCTATGGGTTGGTGGAATTAGTCAAACTATTTCGAAGGAAGAATTGGAAGAAGAGTTTTCCAAGTTTGGTAAAATTGAAGACTTCAAGTTCCTTAGAGATCGTAATACTGCATTTGTAGAGTATTTTAGAATGGAAGATGCTTCCCAGGCCATGAGAAGCATGAATGGAAAGAGAATAGGTGGTGCACAGATACGTGTTGATTTTTTGCGATCCCATCCTTCAAGAAGA GAACAGTGGCCTAACTCTCATGATCTCAGAGATGGGCCTTTTACTGGTAGAATGGGGCCTTCTGATAGCCATTTGGCGAAAAGACCA CATTCTCAAATAGTTGGCCGAAAAGGAGACAGTCAGCCTACCAATGTTTTGTGGGTAGGCTTTCCTCCGTCTGTGCAAATTGATGAACAAATGCTTCATAATGCCATGATACTGTTTGGTGAGATTGAGAACATTAAGAGCTTCCCTTCAAGACACTATGCTTTTGTGGAGTTCAGGAGCGTGGAGGAAGCTCGTCGTGCAAAGGAGGGTTTACAGGGTCGTTTATTTAACGATCCAAGGATTACTATTATGTTCTCAAGCAGTGAACTTGCACCTGGCAAAGATTACTCTGGCCTTTATTCAGGCATAAAGGGGCCAGGGCTTGCCATGCTCTTAAGTGATCATCCATTTAGATCTTCACAAATGGACATGTTTGGTCAAAATCATACACTACCACCAAATACAGTAACTGGACCATTAGCAACTAGTGGTATTCTCGGATCAAATGTGCCAGTCAGGCCTTTTAATCATCAAGGTAGCTATGACCCTTTGCTTTCTGGTCCAGAATACAACGATTTATCTTCACATCATAATATGTTGGATGCTGATCTTAAAAATCTCACGGGTCCTAATTGGAGAAAATCTTCTCCTTCTCTCCCTTCTGCTCAAGGTGTCAGGCCTCCAATGAGACAGACGTCTGGTTCTTGGGATGTTTATGATGTGAACCAATTTCAAAGAGATGCAAAACGTTTGAGGATAGAGGCTTCATTGCCTATTGATGATGCTTCTTTTCCTTTAAGAAAGATGGATGATCTTGGGCCTGGCTCAGACCATTTTGGGCCAGTAATTGGTGGGGGTGCTTCAAGTCCATTTTTGAATGTCCAGGGAAAGGGTCGTTTGAGTCCAGTGCCTGGAAAGCTCCCTGCTGGTGGACCTGGACGAGCTCATCCTGATAATGATTACATTTGGCGTGGCATTATTGCCAAGGGTGGAACCCCTGTTTGTCATGCCCGATGTGTTCCCATCGGAAAAGGGCTCGAGACAGAACT TCCCGAAGTTGTTAACTGTTCAGCCAGAACAGGATTGGATATGCTAGCAAAACACTACTGTGAGGCCATTGGATTTGATATTGTTTTCTTCTTACCAGATAGTGAAGATGATTTTGCATCATATACTGAATTCCTTCGCTACCTTGGCTCAAAAAGCAGAGCTGGTGTTGCTAAGTTTGATGATGGGACAACACTATTTTTGGTGCCCCCATCAGAATTCTTAACCAAGGTTCTTAAAGTTACAGGACCTGAACGGCTCTACGGAGTTATTTTAAAGTTGCCTCCACAGGTACCTTCCACTGCACCTCTACAATCGCATCCACCTTCTCTTTCTCAGCATGATTATAGTCTTCCACATTTGAAGGAAGAACAAGCTTTGCAGAGGGAGTATGGAAGGGTTCCACATGAGGAGTCCATACCTTCTGCAAGACCTCTTGCGCAAACTACTGTGCAAAATCAACCACCCAGCAATGCTGCAGCAATTCCCCAAACTGGTGTTTCTTTAACACCAGATCTGATTGCTACTCTGGCCTCTTTTCTCCCAACGGTGTCACAGTCTACTGCTGTTGGTGGTGTTCAGCCTCCATTAGTGACATCAACTACACAGCCCTCATTTCCTCAAGGCATTGCACCGAAAGGAGCTCCTGCACAAAATTGGAACCAGGAGCAGCAAGCTTATGACCCTGCAGCCTCATCTTTCCAACAGTTCAATCCTCCAGCACAGTTACCACCAGCTCAGCATTACTCATCGATATCCAATACACCCATCCATTCTGCCCAAGTGGCCCATGGCAGCACCCAATATCTGGATTCTGCAGCGGGCTTACCACAGCAAACTGCTTCATCTTCAAGGCCATTAACAAATTTTAGTATCCCTTCTCAAAGAGAACATGTTTCTGCCCCTTTTAGCCAACAGTATCATCCCGAGGCCCCTTCGAATACACAGAATGGCTATGGAATGATGCATGGAGCAGATACTTCTGGGTTGTATGGTGCGCCAGCTTTTCAGCAGCCGAACAATCCTGATGTTTTGTCTAATCAGGTTAATGGTGCTAATGTATTCCAGCCACAAAATTTGATGCAAGGTGACAAACAAAATTTGGAGCTTCCTAGTCATGGACAGCAGCTGCAGTCTGTGGTTCCTGGAGCTGGTCAGGGCACATCAGATGTAGAAGTTGATAAAAACCAGCGATACCAATCAACGCTGCAATTTGCAGCTAGTCTTCTCCTCCAGATTCAGCAACAGCAGCAAACAAATACTCCAGGTGGACAAGGGACAGGGAGTCAGCTGTGA